A window of the Streptomyces sp. Ag109_O5-10 genome harbors these coding sequences:
- the folP gene encoding dihydropteroate synthase, whose product MLRLGRREFGPNEPVIMAIVNRTPDSFYDQGATFRDEPALARVEQAVAEGAAIIDVGGVKAGPGEEVGAEEEARRVVGFVAEVRRRFPDVVISVDTWRASVAEAACEAGADLLNDAWGGVDPGLAEVAARYRVGLVCTHAGGAEPRTRPHRVTYDDVVADILRVTLGLAERAVALGVPRESVLIDPGHDFGKNTRHSLEATRRLGEMVETGWPVLVSLSNKDFVGETLDRPLKERLVGTLATTAVSAWLGARVYRVHEVAETRQVLDMVASIAGHRPPAVARRGLA is encoded by the coding sequence ATGCTCAGGCTGGGCAGGCGGGAATTCGGGCCGAACGAACCGGTGATCATGGCCATCGTGAACCGGACGCCTGATTCCTTCTACGACCAGGGGGCGACCTTCCGGGACGAGCCGGCCCTCGCGCGCGTGGAGCAGGCGGTGGCCGAGGGGGCCGCGATCATCGACGTCGGCGGGGTGAAGGCCGGGCCGGGCGAGGAGGTCGGCGCCGAGGAGGAGGCACGCCGCGTCGTCGGGTTCGTCGCGGAGGTACGCCGCCGCTTCCCGGACGTCGTGATCAGCGTGGACACCTGGCGGGCGTCGGTCGCGGAGGCCGCCTGCGAGGCCGGGGCGGATCTGCTGAACGACGCGTGGGGCGGGGTGGACCCGGGGCTGGCGGAGGTCGCGGCGCGGTACCGGGTGGGGCTGGTGTGCACGCATGCGGGCGGGGCGGAGCCACGGACGCGGCCGCACCGGGTGACGTACGACGACGTCGTGGCCGACATCCTGCGGGTGACCCTGGGACTGGCCGAGCGGGCCGTCGCGCTGGGGGTGCCGCGGGAGTCGGTGCTGATCGACCCCGGACACGACTTCGGCAAGAACACCCGGCACAGCCTGGAGGCGACGCGGCGGCTGGGCGAGATGGTGGAGACGGGGTGGCCGGTGCTGGTCTCCCTGTCCAACAAGGACTTCGTGGGCGAGACCCTGGACCGGCCGCTGAAGGAGCGGCTGGTCGGGACGCTGGCGACGACGGCGGTGTCGGCGTGGCTGGGGGCACGGGTGTACCGGGTTCACGAGGTGGCCGAGACGCGCCAGGTGCTGGACATGGTGGCGTCGATCGCCGGCCACCGCCCTCCGGCAGTGGCCCGCCGGGGCCTGGCGTAG
- a CDS encoding TIGR00730 family Rossman fold protein, with protein sequence MPTGNPEGKKVPPDEQRLGPVLRRRGQVTASTTDQRLLDAGGPSDWVHTDPWRVLRIQSEFIEGFGTLAELPPAISVFGSARTPVDTAEYDAGVKLGRGLVEAGWAVITGGGPGAMEAANKGALEAGGVSVGLGIELPFEQGLNPYVDIGLNFRYFFVRKMMFVKYAQGFVVLPGGLGTLDEFFEALTLVQTQKVTRFPIVLFGSGYWGGLVDWLKNTLVAQGKAAEKDLLLFHVTDDVEEAVGLVSKEAAR encoded by the coding sequence ATGCCTACCGGGAACCCCGAGGGGAAGAAGGTACCGCCGGACGAGCAGCGCCTGGGACCGGTCCTCCGACGGCGCGGTCAGGTGACCGCGAGCACGACGGACCAGCGGCTGCTGGACGCGGGCGGCCCCTCCGACTGGGTCCACACGGACCCCTGGCGGGTGCTGCGCATCCAGTCGGAGTTCATCGAGGGCTTCGGCACGCTCGCCGAACTGCCGCCCGCCATCAGCGTGTTCGGCTCGGCGCGGACACCGGTCGACACCGCGGAGTACGACGCGGGCGTGAAGCTGGGCCGCGGCCTGGTCGAGGCGGGCTGGGCGGTCATCACGGGCGGTGGGCCCGGTGCCATGGAGGCGGCGAACAAGGGTGCCCTCGAAGCGGGCGGCGTCTCGGTCGGCCTCGGCATCGAGCTCCCCTTCGAACAGGGCCTCAACCCGTACGTCGACATCGGCCTCAACTTCCGCTACTTCTTCGTGCGGAAGATGATGTTCGTCAAGTACGCACAGGGCTTCGTGGTCCTGCCCGGCGGCCTCGGCACCCTCGACGAGTTCTTCGAGGCCCTCACCCTCGTCCAGACCCAGAAGGTCACCCGCTTCCCGATCGTCCTGTTCGGCAGCGGCTACTGGGGCGGCCTGGTCGACTGGCTCAAGAACACGCTGGTCGCCCAGGGCAAGGCGGCCGAGAAGGACCTCCTGCTCTTCCACGTCACGGACGACGTCGAGGAGGCAGTCGGCCTGGTCTCCAAGGAAGCGGCCCGCTGA
- the dapE gene encoding succinyl-diaminopimelate desuccinylase, with translation MADPSLDLTLDAAALTAQLVDLPSESGTEKPLADAIESALRALPHLTVDRYGNNVIARTSLGRPERVILAGHIDTVPIAENVPSRLDADGVLWGCGTCDMKSGVAVQLRIAATVPSPNRDLTFVFYDNEEVAADLNGLKHVAEAHPEWLAGDFAVLLEPSDGEVEGGCQGTLRVLLKTSGERAHSARSWMGSNAIHAAAPILARLAAYEPRHPVIDGLEYREGLNAVGISGGVAGNVIPDACVVTVNFRYAPDRSEAEAIAHVREVFDGCGVEEFVVDDHSPGALPGLSHPAAAAFIEAVGGTPMPKYGWTDVSRFSSLGVPAVNYGPGNPHLAHKRDERVEIGKILAGEERLRAWLTS, from the coding sequence ATGGCCGACCCCTCGCTTGACCTCACGCTGGACGCCGCCGCGCTCACCGCGCAGCTAGTCGACCTCCCCTCCGAGAGCGGCACCGAGAAGCCGCTCGCGGACGCGATCGAGAGCGCGCTGCGCGCCCTGCCGCACCTGACGGTCGACCGGTACGGCAACAACGTGATCGCCCGGACGAGCCTCGGCCGCCCCGAGCGCGTGATCCTGGCCGGTCACATCGACACCGTCCCGATCGCGGAGAACGTGCCCTCCCGGCTCGACGCGGACGGCGTGCTGTGGGGCTGCGGCACCTGCGACATGAAGTCGGGCGTCGCGGTCCAGCTGCGCATCGCGGCCACCGTCCCGTCCCCCAACCGCGATCTGACCTTCGTCTTCTACGACAACGAGGAGGTCGCCGCCGACCTCAACGGGCTCAAGCACGTCGCCGAGGCCCACCCCGAGTGGCTGGCGGGCGACTTCGCGGTCCTCCTCGAACCCTCGGACGGCGAGGTCGAGGGCGGCTGTCAGGGCACCCTGCGCGTCCTGCTGAAGACCTCCGGCGAGCGGGCCCACTCGGCGCGCTCCTGGATGGGTTCCAACGCGATCCACGCGGCCGCCCCGATCCTGGCCCGCCTCGCCGCCTACGAGCCGCGCCACCCGGTCATCGACGGCCTGGAGTACCGCGAGGGCCTGAACGCGGTCGGCATCTCGGGCGGGGTCGCGGGCAACGTCATCCCCGACGCGTGCGTGGTCACCGTGAACTTCCGGTACGCCCCCGACCGTTCCGAGGCCGAGGCCATCGCCCACGTCCGCGAGGTCTTCGACGGCTGCGGGGTCGAGGAGTTCGTGGTCGACGACCACAGCCCCGGCGCGCTGCCCGGCCTCTCCCACCCGGCCGCGGCCGCCTTCATCGAGGCGGTCGGCGGCACGCCGATGCCCAAGTACGGCTGGACCGACGTCTCCCGCTTCTCGTCCCTCGGCGTCCCCGCGGTCAACTACGGCCCCGGCAATCCGCACTTGGCTCACAAGCGGGACGAAAGGGTGGAAATCGGCAAGATTCTGGCGGGTGAGGAGCGGTTGCGCGCCTGGCTGACCAGCTGA
- a CDS encoding heavy metal transporter, translating into MSGLLILCAVGAYLVVQYVTGGGGAEGCKVVSGRSDDESYQFTPEQAVNAATIAAVGTGRGMPERAVAIALATAIQESGLRNIKHGDRDSLGLFQQRSSQGWGTPKQILDPAYAAGMFYAHLAKVRDYETLPLTVAAQRVQRSGYPEAYAKHETDATLLAAALTGQAAATLTCDGRPAAATAEAAATATGPDAVRTALVRDFGRDAVEEAGAEVSESATPTPTPTVTATAHGRTVTVPVPEGTKTDKSGRTESERGWQLAHWAVANSSALHIERVSYAGREWAAGSTDSRWQPVSGSQSTGGAEKSAGSVRIVTGQ; encoded by the coding sequence GTGTCGGGCTTGCTCATCCTGTGCGCTGTCGGCGCGTATCTGGTCGTCCAGTACGTCACCGGCGGCGGTGGCGCCGAGGGCTGCAAGGTCGTCTCGGGCCGAAGCGACGACGAGTCGTACCAGTTCACGCCCGAGCAGGCGGTGAACGCGGCGACGATCGCCGCCGTCGGCACCGGCCGCGGGATGCCCGAGCGGGCCGTGGCCATCGCCCTGGCGACCGCGATCCAGGAGTCGGGGCTGCGCAACATCAAGCACGGCGACCGGGATTCACTGGGTCTGTTCCAGCAGCGGTCCTCGCAGGGCTGGGGCACCCCGAAGCAGATCCTGGACCCGGCGTACGCGGCGGGCATGTTCTACGCCCACCTGGCCAAGGTGCGCGACTACGAGACCCTGCCGCTGACGGTGGCCGCGCAGCGCGTGCAGCGCAGCGGTTACCCGGAGGCGTACGCGAAGCACGAGACCGACGCCACGCTGCTCGCGGCGGCCCTGACCGGGCAGGCGGCGGCCACCCTGACCTGCGACGGGCGCCCGGCTGCCGCCACCGCGGAGGCGGCAGCGACGGCGACGGGCCCGGACGCGGTGCGGACCGCGCTCGTACGGGACTTCGGACGGGACGCGGTCGAAGAGGCCGGCGCCGAGGTGAGCGAGTCGGCCACGCCGACCCCCACCCCCACCGTGACCGCCACGGCGCACGGGCGGACCGTGACCGTGCCGGTGCCGGAGGGGACGAAGACCGACAAGTCGGGGCGCACCGAGAGCGAGCGGGGCTGGCAGCTGGCGCACTGGGCGGTGGCCAACTCGTCGGCGCTGCACATCGAGCGGGTCTCGTACGCGGGCCGGGAGTGGGCCGCCGGGAGCACGGACAGCCGGTGGCAGCCGGTGTCCGGTTCGCAGAGCACGGGCGGTGCGGAGAAGTCCGCGGGCTCGGTGCGGATCGTGACCGGGCAGTAG
- a CDS encoding ATP-binding protein, translating into MSLPLTRRIARAALLVAAGAAAGVGAAGSAGAAPSLPAGAPNLGGLTALDGASVGNTADAAAQTVTGTVGRTGGAAIESAVPAAGQTGGKAVKKAAPVVQHTAGDAAGSAGGLLGETASTATKGGLPTGGLPVKGLPLG; encoded by the coding sequence ATGTCCCTCCCTCTGACCCGCCGGATCGCCCGTGCCGCGCTGCTCGTCGCAGCGGGAGCGGCTGCCGGGGTCGGTGCGGCCGGCTCCGCCGGCGCGGCCCCGAGTCTGCCGGCCGGCGCCCCGAACCTCGGCGGTCTGACCGCCCTGGACGGCGCGAGCGTCGGCAACACCGCCGACGCGGCGGCGCAGACCGTCACCGGGACCGTCGGCCGCACCGGTGGCGCGGCGATCGAGTCGGCGGTGCCCGCCGCCGGCCAGACCGGCGGCAAGGCCGTCAAGAAGGCGGCGCCGGTGGTGCAGCACACCGCGGGCGACGCGGCAGGATCCGCCGGCGGGCTGCTGGGTGAGACGGCGTCCACCGCGACCAAGGGTGGGCTGCCGACGGGTGGGCTCCCGGTGAAGGGGCTGCCGCTCGGGTAA
- a CDS encoding bifunctional succinyldiaminopimelate transaminase/glutamate-prephenate aminotransferase produces MSAVSDRLPTFPWDKLEPYKKTAAAHPDGIVDLSVGTPVDPVPDLIQKALIDAADSPGYPTVWGTPALRDAITGWVTRRLGARDVTHRHVLPIVGSKELVAWLPTQLGLGPGDRVAYPRLAYPTYEVGARLARAEYEVYDDPRDLDPANLKLLWLNSPSNPTGKVLSQRELTEIVAWARTHGILLFSDECYLELGWEADPVSVLHPEVNGGSYDGVVAVHSLSKRSNLAGYRAAFLAGDPAVLGPLLEIRKHGGMMTSAPTQAAVVAALSDDTHVQEQRARYASRRTVLREALLAHGFRIEHSEASLYLWATRDESCWQTVSHLADLGILVAPGDFYGEAGEKFVRVALTATDERVRAAAQRLT; encoded by the coding sequence GTGTCCGCAGTCTCCGACCGTCTGCCCACCTTCCCCTGGGACAAGCTGGAACCGTACAAGAAGACGGCAGCGGCGCACCCGGACGGCATCGTCGACCTGTCGGTCGGCACTCCGGTGGACCCGGTCCCCGACCTGATCCAGAAGGCCCTGATCGACGCGGCCGACTCGCCCGGTTACCCCACGGTCTGGGGCACCCCGGCGCTGCGCGACGCGATCACCGGCTGGGTCACCCGCCGCCTCGGCGCCCGGGACGTCACGCACCGCCACGTCCTCCCGATCGTCGGCTCCAAGGAACTCGTCGCCTGGCTCCCCACCCAGCTGGGCCTCGGCCCCGGCGACCGCGTGGCCTACCCGCGCCTCGCGTACCCCACGTACGAGGTCGGCGCGCGCCTCGCCCGCGCCGAGTACGAGGTCTACGACGACCCGCGCGACCTCGACCCGGCGAACCTGAAGCTCCTCTGGCTGAACTCCCCGTCCAACCCGACAGGCAAGGTGCTGTCCCAGCGGGAACTGACGGAGATCGTCGCCTGGGCCCGCACCCACGGGATCCTGCTCTTCTCCGACGAGTGCTACCTGGAACTGGGCTGGGAGGCCGACCCGGTCTCGGTCCTGCACCCCGAGGTCAACGGCGGCTCGTACGACGGCGTCGTGGCCGTCCACTCCCTCTCCAAGCGCTCCAACCTCGCCGGCTACCGCGCGGCCTTCCTGGCCGGCGACCCGGCGGTCCTCGGCCCCCTCCTGGAGATCCGCAAGCACGGCGGCATGATGACCTCGGCCCCGACGCAGGCGGCGGTCGTGGCGGCCCTCTCCGACGACACCCACGTCCAGGAGCAGCGTGCGCGCTACGCCTCCCGCCGCACGGTCCTCCGCGAGGCCCTCCTGGCCCACGGCTTCCGCATCGAACACAGCGAGGCCAGCCTCTACCTCTGGGCCACCCGCGACGAGTCCTGCTGGCAGACCGTCTCCCACCTGGCCGACCTGGGCATCCTCGTCGCACCGGGCGACTTCTACGGCGAGGCCGGCGAGAAGTTCGTCAGAGTGGCCCTGACAGCGACCGACGAACGCGTACGAGCGGCCGCACAGCGCCTCACCTGA
- the fdxA gene encoding ferredoxin codes for MTYVIAQPCVDVKDKACIEECPVDCIYEGQRSLYIHPDECVDCGACEPVCPVEAIFYEDDTPEEWKDYYKANVEFFDDLGSPGGASKLGLIERDHPFIAALPPQAE; via the coding sequence GTGACCTACGTCATCGCGCAGCCTTGTGTCGACGTGAAGGACAAGGCGTGCATCGAGGAGTGCCCGGTCGACTGCATCTACGAGGGCCAGCGGTCCTTGTACATCCACCCGGACGAATGCGTCGACTGCGGAGCCTGTGAGCCGGTCTGCCCGGTCGAGGCGATCTTCTACGAGGACGACACCCCCGAGGAGTGGAAGGACTACTACAAGGCCAACGTCGAGTTCTTCGACGACCTCGGCTCCCCGGGCGGCGCCAGCAAGCTGGGTCTGATCGAGCGCGATCACCCGTTCATCGCCGCGCTGCCCCCGCAGGCCGAGTAG
- a CDS encoding GNAT family N-acetyltransferase, with amino-acid sequence MEISAAGRFEVLITAADVGKRVSVRRLAGSGAVGEKFTDTVGVLTSWDDDGMLTITRRDGETVRIPESALVAGKVVPAAPARRRGPAASYGELARVASRGWRPVESERLGEWELRAAAGFTRRANSVLPLGDPGLPLDAALMAVRRWYGERALPAYVQTATGAEGTQELLCAELERRGWQREVSAELWTGGLAPVADRAEGAGVLLSRAAGEDWLERYQRKGVSEVALKVLGGGPSVWFATVPGAGGGAPAAIGRLVVDGRWAGFAAVEVDPGLRRRGLATEVMAALARRALAEGASAAWLQVETDNAGARALYGRLGFAAHHAYHHYRAPGADGS; translated from the coding sequence GTGGAAATCTCTGCCGCAGGACGCTTCGAAGTCCTTATCACCGCTGCTGACGTGGGCAAACGGGTGTCGGTGCGCCGTTTGGCCGGTAGTGGTGCCGTCGGGGAGAAGTTCACCGACACGGTGGGTGTTCTCACATCATGGGACGACGACGGCATGCTGACGATCACACGGCGGGACGGGGAAACCGTCCGGATACCGGAGTCCGCGCTGGTGGCGGGGAAGGTGGTGCCGGCCGCTCCGGCGCGCCGCCGCGGTCCCGCCGCCTCGTACGGGGAGCTCGCGCGTGTCGCGTCGCGCGGGTGGCGTCCGGTGGAGAGCGAGCGGCTCGGCGAGTGGGAGCTGCGGGCCGCCGCGGGGTTCACCCGGCGGGCCAACAGCGTGCTGCCGCTCGGTGATCCCGGGCTGCCGCTGGACGCGGCGCTGATGGCCGTACGGCGGTGGTACGGGGAGCGGGCGCTGCCCGCGTACGTGCAGACCGCGACCGGCGCCGAGGGCACCCAGGAGCTGCTCTGCGCGGAGCTGGAGCGGCGCGGGTGGCAGCGTGAGGTGAGTGCCGAGCTGTGGACCGGTGGGCTGGCACCGGTGGCGGACCGGGCCGAGGGGGCCGGGGTGCTGCTCTCCCGGGCGGCCGGCGAGGACTGGCTGGAGCGGTACCAGCGCAAGGGCGTGAGCGAGGTTGCGCTGAAGGTGCTCGGGGGCGGGCCGTCGGTGTGGTTCGCGACCGTGCCGGGGGCCGGGGGAGGTGCCCCGGCGGCGATCGGGCGGCTGGTGGTGGACGGCCGGTGGGCCGGGTTCGCCGCCGTCGAGGTGGATCCGGGGCTGCGGCGGCGGGGGCTGGCCACCGAGGTCATGGCGGCGCTGGCCCGCCGGGCGCTGGCGGAGGGCGCGTCTGCGGCCTGGCTGCAGGTGGAGACGGACAACGCGGGGGCGCGGGCGCTGTACGGGCGGCTGGGCTTCGCGGCGCACCACGCGTACCACCACTACCGGGCGCCGGGGGCGGACGGCTCCTGA
- a CDS encoding transglutaminase-like domain-containing protein gives MASGQPHPRPRPPSPERAAEVRRRFAEEARSERPDLAALCLLTGAAADGSLDEDGIDAAQMELDRLAGQLPYRPGGPHAWATAAQRVLGERFSFRGTAGDYQRLESSLLHEVLRRRRGLPILLSVVWLEVTRRAGAPVYGVALPGHFVVGFGAAEEQVLADPFDGGRVLTGADAELLVVGAAGVPLEPAMLEPADPLDVVRRILNNVRAWAAARPERSDVGLWSVDLSLLLPSHPARLRYERARLLVERGEFIDGAEELEKYAGLIDVVDEGAAEKVRGEARAARARLN, from the coding sequence ATGGCTTCCGGTCAGCCACATCCACGTCCACGTCCGCCGTCGCCGGAGCGGGCCGCCGAGGTACGGCGGCGGTTCGCCGAGGAGGCGCGGTCCGAGCGGCCCGATCTGGCGGCGCTGTGCCTGCTGACGGGCGCGGCGGCCGACGGTTCGCTGGACGAGGACGGGATCGACGCGGCGCAGATGGAACTGGACCGGCTGGCCGGGCAGCTGCCGTACCGGCCGGGCGGCCCGCACGCGTGGGCGACGGCGGCGCAGCGGGTGCTGGGCGAGCGGTTCAGCTTCCGGGGCACCGCCGGGGACTACCAGCGGCTGGAGTCCTCGCTGCTGCACGAGGTGCTGCGGCGGCGGCGCGGGCTGCCGATCCTGCTGTCGGTGGTGTGGCTGGAGGTCACGCGGCGGGCCGGGGCGCCGGTGTACGGGGTGGCGCTGCCGGGGCACTTCGTGGTCGGGTTCGGGGCGGCGGAGGAACAGGTGCTGGCCGATCCGTTCGACGGGGGGCGGGTGCTGACCGGGGCGGACGCGGAGTTGCTGGTGGTGGGGGCGGCGGGGGTGCCGCTGGAGCCGGCGATGCTGGAGCCGGCCGACCCGTTGGACGTCGTGCGGCGGATCCTGAACAACGTACGGGCGTGGGCGGCGGCCCGTCCCGAACGGTCGGACGTGGGCCTGTGGTCGGTCGACCTCTCCCTGCTCCTGCCGTCGCATCCCGCGCGGCTGCGGTACGAGCGGGCGCGACTGCTGGTGGAGCGGGGCGAATTCATCGACGGGGCCGAGGAGTTGGAGAAGTACGCCGGGTTGATCGACGTGGTCGACGAGGGCGCGGCGGAGAAGGTGCGGGGGGAGGCCAGAGCGGCACGGGCCCGGCTCAACTGA
- a CDS encoding response regulator transcription factor: protein MSSTIKVLLAEDQSMVREALAALLGLEDDIEVVAQVARGDEVLPTARQHDIDVALLDIEMPGCTGIEAAAQLSKALPAVKLVVLTTFGRPGYLRSAMEAGADAFLVKDAPAAQLAEAIRKVLAGERVIDPTLAAAALAEGANPLTDRERDVLRAAADGSTNAELAAALHLSQGTVRNYLSTAIQKLAVRNRAEAVRIAREKGWL, encoded by the coding sequence ATGAGCAGCACGATCAAGGTCCTCCTCGCCGAGGACCAGTCGATGGTCCGCGAGGCGCTGGCCGCCCTGCTGGGGCTGGAGGACGACATCGAGGTCGTGGCCCAGGTCGCCCGCGGCGACGAGGTGCTGCCCACGGCCCGGCAGCACGACATCGACGTCGCCCTGCTCGACATCGAGATGCCGGGCTGTACGGGCATCGAGGCGGCGGCCCAGCTCAGCAAGGCGCTGCCGGCGGTGAAACTGGTCGTCCTCACCACCTTCGGGCGCCCCGGCTACCTCCGCAGCGCCATGGAGGCGGGCGCCGACGCGTTCCTCGTCAAGGACGCCCCCGCCGCCCAGCTCGCCGAAGCGATCCGCAAGGTCCTCGCCGGCGAACGCGTCATCGACCCCACCCTCGCGGCGGCGGCCCTCGCCGAGGGCGCCAACCCCCTGACCGACCGCGAGCGGGACGTCCTCCGCGCCGCCGCCGACGGCTCCACCAACGCCGAACTCGCAGCGGCGCTGCACCTCTCCCAGGGCACGGTACGCAACTACCTCTCCACAGCGATCCAGAAGCTCGCGGTCCGCAACAGGGCAGAAGCCGTCCGCATCGCCCGCGAGAAGGGCTGGCTGTAG
- a CDS encoding sensor histidine kinase, whose protein sequence is MTEDLRSEDEARADRLVRIGQPPRNRGEAVRKLVWVLPWLVFLGSPVDDLTSGHHTTGATAAGSAGLTAFVGIYLTIVFRQMGRPFRGGVVAAAVAVEWTLAVVLAFGLGSSWLGLFVYVSVMCGVTFPLRVAYWTIPVTTVAMMLAGWHAHALDDAWGLFLVVLLVGYSMTGVRQLVATTIELRKARATVAQLAANEERLRLARDLHDLLGHSLSLITLKSELAGRMLPDHPGKAAQQVSDIEQVSRQALVDVREAVTGYRRPRLAAELAGAQVALAAAAVTAEVPADPDLAGVPEDGEAALAWALREAITNVVRHSGASVCTVELLRRQTLDGPVLELAVEDNGSGGSGKGAGNGLTGLTERLEKAGGTLEAGRLKRGFRLVARVPLGSGMAVGSGA, encoded by the coding sequence ATGACGGAAGACCTGCGGTCCGAGGACGAGGCACGGGCGGACCGGCTGGTGCGGATCGGCCAGCCGCCGCGCAACCGGGGCGAGGCGGTGCGCAAGCTGGTGTGGGTGCTGCCGTGGCTGGTGTTCCTGGGCTCCCCGGTGGACGACCTGACGTCCGGCCACCACACCACCGGGGCCACGGCGGCCGGTTCGGCGGGCCTGACGGCGTTCGTCGGGATCTACCTGACCATCGTCTTCCGCCAGATGGGCCGGCCGTTCCGCGGCGGTGTCGTCGCCGCCGCGGTCGCCGTGGAGTGGACGCTCGCGGTCGTCCTCGCCTTCGGCCTCGGCAGCTCCTGGCTCGGCCTGTTCGTGTACGTCTCCGTGATGTGCGGGGTCACCTTCCCGCTCCGCGTCGCCTACTGGACGATCCCGGTCACCACCGTCGCCATGATGCTGGCGGGCTGGCACGCCCACGCCCTGGACGACGCCTGGGGCCTGTTCCTGGTGGTGCTCCTGGTCGGCTACTCCATGACCGGCGTACGGCAACTCGTCGCCACCACGATCGAGCTGCGCAAGGCCCGCGCCACGGTCGCCCAACTGGCCGCCAACGAGGAGCGGTTGCGCCTCGCCCGCGACCTGCACGACCTGCTGGGCCACTCCCTCTCCCTGATCACCCTGAAGAGCGAGCTGGCCGGCCGGATGCTGCCCGACCACCCCGGCAAGGCGGCCCAGCAGGTCTCCGACATCGAACAGGTCAGCCGCCAGGCCCTGGTGGACGTCCGCGAGGCGGTCACCGGCTACCGGCGGCCCCGGCTCGCCGCCGAGCTGGCCGGTGCCCAGGTCGCCCTGGCCGCCGCCGCGGTCACCGCCGAGGTCCCGGCCGACCCCGACCTCGCCGGCGTGCCGGAGGACGGCGAGGCGGCCCTGGCCTGGGCGCTGCGCGAGGCGATCACCAACGTCGTACGGCACAGCGGCGCGAGCGTCTGCACGGTGGAGCTGCTGCGCCGCCAGACCCTGGACGGCCCGGTCCTCGAACTCGCCGTCGAGGACAACGGTTCGGGCGGCTCCGGCAAGGGCGCCGGCAACGGGCTCACCGGGCTCACCGAGCGCCTGGAGAAGGCGGGCGGCACTCTGGAGGCAGGCCGCCTCAAGCGCGGGTTCCGGCTGGTCGCCCGGGTCCCGCTGGGCTCCGGCATGGCCGTAGGATCCGGGGCATGA
- a CDS encoding ABC transporter permease, translating to MNALIKLELARALRNRKFLFFSVIYPSIIFLLVASQGGTGETVDNSGLSVAAYVMVSMASFGALTAVLMGNSERIAKERESGWVRQLRLTTLPGRGYVLAKTASAAVVSLPSIVVVFLVAASVKHVRLDAWQWFALTGAIWAGSLVFAALGVAIGYLASGDAVRPITMITYFGLSILGGLWWPSSSFPTWLQDIAKWLPTHAYAALGRAIEQSQAPKAQDIAILVVFFALFVGGAAWLYRKDTLKA from the coding sequence ATGAACGCCCTGATCAAGCTGGAACTCGCCCGCGCCCTGCGCAACCGCAAGTTCCTGTTCTTCTCGGTGATCTACCCCTCGATCATCTTCCTGCTGGTCGCCAGTCAGGGCGGCACCGGCGAGACCGTCGACAACTCCGGCCTGTCCGTCGCCGCCTACGTCATGGTCTCCATGGCCTCCTTCGGCGCCCTCACCGCCGTCCTGATGGGCAACAGCGAGCGCATCGCCAAGGAGCGCGAGAGCGGCTGGGTACGGCAGCTGCGCCTGACCACCCTGCCCGGCCGCGGCTACGTACTGGCCAAGACCGCCAGCGCGGCCGTGGTCAGCCTCCCCTCCATCGTGGTCGTCTTCCTGGTCGCCGCCTCGGTGAAGCACGTACGCCTCGACGCCTGGCAGTGGTTCGCGCTCACCGGCGCGATCTGGGCAGGCAGCCTGGTCTTCGCCGCGCTCGGCGTCGCCATCGGGTACCTGGCGAGCGGCGACGCGGTCCGCCCGATCACGATGATCACCTACTTCGGCCTGTCGATCCTCGGCGGACTGTGGTGGCCGTCCTCGTCCTTCCCGACCTGGCTCCAGGACATCGCGAAGTGGCTGCCCACGCACGCGTACGCTGCACTGGGACGGGCCATCGAGCAGAGCCAGGCCCCGAAAGCCCAGGACATCGCCATCCTCGTCGTCTTCTTCGCCCTGTTCGTCGGCGGCGCGGCCTGGCTGTACCGGAAGGACACGCTGAAGGCGTGA